Proteins found in one Gigantopelta aegis isolate Gae_Host chromosome 12, Gae_host_genome, whole genome shotgun sequence genomic segment:
- the LOC121386693 gene encoding uncharacterized protein LOC121386693: protein MQKHRIQLKRCIRQCLLLIFICTLLGHIIGTITLITHAPAVGYEENVTRFVKRFILNGSIVLQRHGQRWIASNATCGIINSSVAILQSPAGDTPIYVYPVKDDVYVSRSIIKHGMWEGQNVHALYSLMKRDRNADFVDIGANLGTYSLTFAKMGRRVLAIEPLDENVRRLCNSIRLGRFYREVYVIHNALSDRRYKVAFRRFKDNVGATQIKEADPSDSNTVEAVLLDDLLEVFSFDKVIVKLDVETHEARVLAGADNFFSTVDVRAMLMEWQYHRGREDATDIIRFLTKHRMMPFDPLNHQSPLPIGDNVSWPKDVLWIKY from the coding sequence ATGCAAAAACACAGAATACAATTAAAGCGTTGCATTCGTCAATGTTTACTTCTGATATTTATTTGCACACTTCTAGGTCACATAATTGGCACCATTACCCTCATTACGCATGCACCGGCTGTTGGGTATGAGGAAAACGTTACGCGATTCGTGAAACGTTTCATATTAAACGGGTCTATAGTTTTACAAAGACATGGGCAGCGGTGGATCGCGAGTAATGCTACTTGCGGCATTATTAACAGCAGCGTAGCTATATTACAGTCACCTGCAGGCGACACTCCCATCTACGTCTATCCAGTGAAAGATGACGTCTACGTGTCAAGAAGTATCATAAAACATGGTATGTGGGAGGGACAGAATGTGCACGCACTCTACAGTTTAATGAAGAGAGACAGAAATGCGGATTTTGTTGACATCGGGGCTAACCTTGGCACATATAGTCTGACATTTGCCAAAATGGGCAGACGGGTTTTGGCCATTGAACCACTGGATGAAAATGTTCGAAGACTTTGCAATTCCATCCGTCTGGGGCGCTTTTATCGTGAGGTTTACGTCATCCATAACGCTCTATCAGACAGGAGATACAAAGTGGCCTTCCGAAGATTCAAAGATAACGTTGGAGCGACTCAGATTAAGGAGGCAGATCCTTCAGACTCGAACACAGTAGAGGCGGTTCTTCTGGACGATCTGCTGGAGGTGTTTTCCTTTGACAAGGTCATCGTGAAGCTGGATGTTGAGACTCACGAAGCGAGAGTTTTAGCAGGGGCAGATAACTTCTTTTCGACTGTGGACGTGAGGGCCATGCTGATGGAATGGCAGTATCACAGAGGAAGAGAAGACGCGACTGACATCATTCGCTTTCTAACTAAGCACAGGATGATGCCGTTTGATCCTCTCAACCACCAGTCACCACTGCCCATCGGCGATAACGTATCGTGGCCTAAAGATGTCCTTTGGATCAAATACTGA